In Zingiber officinale cultivar Zhangliang chromosome 11B, Zo_v1.1, whole genome shotgun sequence, a single window of DNA contains:
- the LOC122033840 gene encoding imidazole glycerol phosphate synthase hisHF, chloroplastic-like → MVEPLCRYVESDRPFLGICLGLQLLFEYSEENGPVKGLGLIPGVVGRFDSSNGLRVPHIGWNALQTTKDTEIMEDVGGRHVYFVHSYRVMPSDANRVDFINM, encoded by the exons ATGGTCGAGCCACTTTGTAGATACGTAGAGAGTGACCGTCCATTTTTGGGGATTTGCCTTGGACTTCAATTATTGTTCGAGTACAGTGAAGAGAATGGTCCAG TAAAAGGTCTTGGTTTGATACCTGGTGTTGTTGGAcgttttgattcatcaaatggtCTCAGAGTACCTCATATTGGCTGGAATGCTTTGCAAACCACCAAAGACACTGAAATTATGGAAGATGTTGGAGGACGTCATGTCTATTTTGTTCATTCCTATCGTGTGATGCCT TCAGATGCTAACAGAGTGGATTTCATCAATATGTAA